TACGCTCGAGGGCATCGAAGACACATTCCTGAGTGATGTAGTAATGTTGTTTGCCATCATCACCGTCTTTGAGATCTTTGATGATGTCTAATGCTGCATTAAAAAATTCAAACGATTTTCTAAAATCGCTTTGAATGAAAAAATCACGGCCTTTTTTCATGTAATCTTTGTATTCATCCATAGTTCTCTCCTCAAAAAGTAGGTGGGTTTAGGAAGTTTTTAATTGCCAAAAAATAATACAAACCATGTCGATTTGTCAAATTATAATTTTAGAACGCCTTATTTAGTTTGTGCAAGAATCGCTTCGGCGATGACCAAATCTTCCGGAGTTGTGATTTTAATATTTTGATATTCGCCTTCCAATAATTTTACTTTGACACCGATAGCTTCAACCAATGTAGATTCGTCCGTCCCGTAAAATTTTTTCCGCTTCGCTTCATCAAAAGCTTCTATCAGAAGGCCATAATGAAAGGCCTGGGGTGTTTGGACATTCCATAATTCAGTTCGATCGAGTGTTTTATCGACAAATTGATGGTGGTCTTGCGATTTGATCGTGTCCTTCGGCTGAACGGCAAGAATGACAGCTTCGTAAGTCAGGCATTCTTCAATCAACGCATTGATTTTTTCAGTGGAAATGAAGGGACGGACGGCATCATGTACCAATACGATATCGGTACGTTCAACCGCCTGGAGGCCATTAAATACGCTATCCTGCCGTTGAGCGCCGCCGGTAACTATTTTCCGGACTTTGGTAAACTCAAACGTGTCGACTATGTCGGTGGCGACATAGGGGATCCATTGTTCTTCACAAACGATGATGATATCGTCGACGTACTCGGAATCCTCAAACTTTTTAAGCGTATAGTAAATCAGCGGTCGATCCTGAAGTGTCAGAAATTGTTTGGATTTGCCTTCGGATGAAGACTTCATTCGTTGACCGACGCCGGCTGCCGGAATGATAACTGTAATGTGTTTTTGTTTAAACATTAAAAGTGATTATTTGGTCGACCGTAAAGCCTTTTGGATCTTGGCGAACGGTAGCGCATGCTATTTTTGGATCGTGTTCGAAAAACATAAACCATTTTTCACGGACGGCCTGTTCAAGGATCTTTTTCTTGTCCTCGATTGTAAGCATCGGCTGAATATCGTAGGCCATGACGTAAGGAATAGCCACATGCGGAGTCATAGGTATCAAATCACCGCAGAAAAATAATGTTGATTGTCCGTCAGAAATGATCGGCAACTGTTGAGACGGCGTATGTCCGTTTGCTATAAAAAAACGAATGTTTGGAAAAAGATTGTCGGCATTGTCAACGAGATTTAGAATGCCTTTTTCCATAAGTGGCATATAGTCCGGTTTGAGAAAACTAGCGCGGTCTTTTTCGCTGGCATTTTGGCCCCATTCGAATTGTTTGCGTTGAACGTAATATCTTGCATTTGGAAAAGCCGGGACGCTATTGCCGGCCGCATCCAATTTAGTCGAACCGCCGGCGTGATCAAAATGCAAATGGGTGAGCACCATGTCAGTAATGTCTTCGGGCTTGAATCCGAGCGCTGCCAAAGATTTTTCTAAGGTCAATTGGCTGTGATCGATGCGATAAATGGCGGCAAATTTTTCATTATACTTATGGCCTGAACCGTTATCGATGAGAATTTTTCGGCCATTATCATGCACTAAAAGCAAACAACGCATCGTCATATCGATACGGTTTTGTTCGTCGGCCGGATTGGTTTTGCTCCAAAGATTTTTTGGAACAACACCAAACATTGCACCACCATCCAGCGCGAAATCTCCCGTTTCAATAGGAAATACGGCATAAGGCCCTATCCGCATAATCACTCCTGTATATAATTCTCTAATGTTAATATGTTCAATTAAATTCTAATCATTATTCCATCGCCGGCATGCCAAATTGGGACAATTCTTCTTTGGAAGGTCCATAGACTCCAGGTACTTTTAACCCAGCTTGCCGCATGAGAACCGTGATTTGTGCACGATGGTGTATTTGATGCCGGATTAATACCTCGAGGACAAATCCTAACGTCCATTTTTCTCCGTACATTGAAACTTCGTGCGTCAGCATTTCATCGCTCCAGTTAGTCTTGACTTGTTCCGATACTGATCCAGCTAAATGATCAAATGCTGAAACGATGTCCGTTACATGGATAGGTGGTGCAGAGTCTTGCGGAGGCCCGTCGTCTTTGAGACCGGTGCGTCCGATCATTTCACCAATTGAGAGCACGATATGCCATGCCAAGCGACCAATTGAACGACCATCCGATGCAACTTTTTGATTGAGCGAAGCGTCGGTTAAATTTTTGAATACTCCAGAAGTGGCATCTTTTTCATATTGCCACTGAGTAATGAAATCATCAATTTTTCTGAACATTTTATTTTGTCTCTTTATAGATATGGCACGTATTTTTTAATAAATGTTTTGAAAGATCATACCGCTTTTTTTCATCGAGTATATTAAAATCTCTGCTCATGAGCCCGAAACCTTCATCGTAACCGATCAAAACAGTTGCCGCAAAATTTACCGTTTCCAACGACAATTCGCGTAAGTGAACGCATCCTTCCATACCACCGATAAGCCGGTTAATTTCTTTCGTAATTCCACGGGTTATTGAAAGGCCAATTAATTGTTTAGCTTTATCCGTGACGGTCGGGCAAGAGGAGTGGGGATGATTGGCCATCTCGCTTTTGGCCGCTTCGATCATGCGTGTTCTGGGATTAATTTGTACGTTCAGCCTGATCAGATGATACGGATCAAGAAACGTTGCTTCCATCATCAGATTGCCGTTTTCCAGTTCAAATGCTTGAATACCGATATCACGTTTTGATACAAGCCGTTTGACCGGGCTCAGGAGATTTTTTTCATTTATTTCCATGACGTTTCATCCACCTCACAAAGTACAGATTCCAAATAATTAAAAACTATTTTCTTGGGTTCGAGTGGTAATAAAGGCAACTCGATCTGTGAAAGTGGTCCTTTGACGAGTATCCGCATTCTTGCCGAACGATTATCACCGAAATCAATAGCAATAGGAACATACATTTGAAAATCATCCGAGACATTCTTTTGTTCAACGCGACAGGATACTTTAAATTTACCTTCATTGGTAGGAGCTACTCGGTACGAAAAAATATATTTTGGTACGTCTGTCCCGTAGATCCATTGATTAAAAAACCAAGACATATCGGCGCCAAAATGTTTATCAGCTACTAACTTAAAATCTTCCGTTGAGACAGTTTGGCCGGCATACGTTTGATAGAGATCACGCATCATTTTCTTGAAATGGTCATCACTCATAGTATTTAAGTCAAGCATCAGGTTCCGTAGCATGTGAAGTACCCAAGCTCCTTTTTCATAGATCAGCAAATCATCATCACCTTCAGTGGAACTGGTTCTTGTTCTGAACCCAAGCCAGATCGGACCTGCTTCCTGGTCTGCTCCGATTATCTTTTCAAATAGACTGTTTCTGTTTTCAATGATTCTCTCACGGTAATCTTTTAAAAATTTAAAGAATTTTTTATTGTCATTAAGTGCCATTTGCGTATACCACAAGCCGAAATATTGGGCAAACGCTTCTGAAAGCCATTTATCATGGTAAGTCCGGGGTACTACGCCGCCGCCATATCCCCACCATTGATGCGCGACTTCATGTGAGCGCAATAATTCATCGTAACCTGATTCGTCCGTACGTTGAAAAGTTGTCCAGCTTAAATTAATCAATCCTGGAAATGAAATTCCTGACCGACCAAAGGTTTCAGTTACATATAGCTTTTCGATCTGGTTGGATCCAAGCATTTCTTGAAAAAATGAATAACTGTTTGCGATATCGGCACCAACTTGTTTTTCCATGTCTTTGCCTGTACCAATACCCTCTTTTACAAGTTCAGCTCCAATTTCCAAATGATCGGCTTCTGACATGTTGATTTCGATATCAGGCATTCCTTCTTTTTTTAACATATAGCTTTTAAAGAACCCGATATTAAATGAACAAGATGCTAAAGGTTTTGTTGTGATCCATTGACTAGTTGTCCATTCTTTATTGCTATTCTCAAATTTTTTTGATCCGATACAAGCTAATTTATAGTGAGACGGATAATTAAAAGTAATGTCATACATTTCAGTCGTCGGATACGTTGTATAGACCAAAGGAAGCCAAGAGTTTGATGTCCGAATTAAAAAGTCGTTATCAATTCTTTCAATAATTTCGCCTTTATAAAATATTTTAATAATGCTTTTGCTTCCGTTTTTGAAAATATCATTCGATTGTATCCAACAGCTTTCGCGTTCATAAGAATCTTCCCACATTTCCGATGATTCATAAGGTTTAAAAAATGTTGTTCGGTTGCCGTTGATCAAAACAGAATCTACAGTTAGTTTATAAAATAATTCAAAATATAACCACTCGATTCCTGACTTATAAGGCTCCACCTCTATTTCAGTAACGGCATCCAATTCAAGGTCCTTTCCTAAGCGACACTGTGCGGTATAACGATTAGCTCTAAAAATATCTTTATGCTGACCGCGTAAATAAATAGGTAATGATGCAAATGATTTTTCGGGAAACATTGAAATAATCTCTTTGGTGAATCGAAATTTTGCATTAGCATTGCGCCGCATGAGCTTGACATTTTCTATGTCATAAGGTGTGATTTCAAAAAAAAGAGGATCCGATGACCAATTTGTTGCGGCCAAAGGACTGATGGCACCCGCAATCGCGTTACTGGTACGATCCGTTATAGATGCGTAAAAGAGTGGAGATTGTTTTGGATTAAGCAATGCATTGAGGATCTCGAAATTAGCATCCGAGAGACAGTCATAATCTTTATCGGCAATGTATCTGCAATGGGATTTTAAAAAATCGTTGATCTCATTGCTGACTTCAGCTTTAGAGAAAACATTTTTTGATTGAAATTCTTTTAATGTACTGTCACTAAAAATCAAAAAAAGACTGGTAAATGTTTTTTCTAAACTTTGCGTTTTATAAAACCTAGCCAAATGCTCGCGTTCAATCTTAGTAGGCGGTGTCATGGAGAAGGTGCCTTCGCCAATAAATATCGCGGCGACAACCTCGTCCTGAAAAGGTTTGGTCAAATAGATTTTACCGTTTTTGAGATTAAATGTACCAGCGTCGCGATTGAAATTAAAATCCGTAACTGATGCCACTCGAGTGGGATCGGCTTCTAAATGTAGTAAATGCGAAGTCAATGCTTCGGCTAAATTTTTTGACGGTTGGTTGTTTTGTGCCAAAAGCACACACGAAATCAAAAAAAATAAAAATAATAATCGTTTCATGTTACTTTCCGCAAGGTCTACAACTATTTAGAATCATCGCCGCAAAACGGATTATATTTTTTTTCATAGCCAATGGTTGTTTCAGGTCCATGTCCGGGGTACACTATCACGTCATCCGGAAGTGTAAACAGGTGTGTTTTAATCGAATGAATAAGAGTATCAAAATTTCCGCCGGGTAAATCAGTTCGTCCGATGGAACCGTTGAATAATACATCACCTCCAAAAACTATTTTTTCAGAAGGTAAGTACAACGACACGCTTCCTGGAGAATGGCCCGGAGTAAAAAATAAATTTACCGATAATTGTCCAAGCGTAATCGGTAAATTCGTGTCGTAAAACACATCAACTTCGGGCACTGCATTTAAACGGATGCCGAACATCGCGGCCGATTGCGGTGCATGCTGCAGAACCGGCAGTTCCGACTTGTGGAGATAAAAAGGAATTTTTAAAGCGTCTTTTAC
The DNA window shown above is from bacterium and carries:
- a CDS encoding DinB family protein, which encodes MFRKIDDFITQWQYEKDATSGVFKNLTDASLNQKVASDGRSIGRLAWHIVLSIGEMIGRTGLKDDGPPQDSAPPIHVTDIVSAFDHLAGSVSEQVKTNWSDEMLTHEVSMYGEKWTLGFVLEVLIRHQIHHRAQITVLMRQAGLKVPGVYGPSKEELSQFGMPAME
- a CDS encoding MBL fold metallo-hydrolase; amino-acid sequence: MILKTLTVGPFQENCYIFGDTATKTGAIIDPGDEADWIIETAQQTGLQFKFILNTHAHIDHIGAVQAVKDALKIPFYLHKSELPVLQHAPQSAAMFGIRLNAVPEVDVFYDTNLPITLGQLSVNLFFTPGHSPGSVSLYLPSEKIVFGGDVLFNGSIGRTDLPGGNFDTLIHSIKTHLFTLPDDVIVYPGHGPETTIGYEKKYNPFCGDDSK
- the ispD gene encoding 2-C-methyl-D-erythritol 4-phosphate cytidylyltransferase, translating into MFKQKHITVIIPAAGVGQRMKSSSEGKSKQFLTLQDRPLIYYTLKKFEDSEYVDDIIIVCEEQWIPYVATDIVDTFEFTKVRKIVTGGAQRQDSVFNGLQAVERTDIVLVHDAVRPFISTEKINALIEECLTYEAVILAVQPKDTIKSQDHHQFVDKTLDRTELWNVQTPQAFHYGLLIEAFDEAKRKKFYGTDESTLVEAIGVKVKLLEGEYQNIKITTPEDLVIAEAILAQTK
- a CDS encoding MBL fold metallo-hydrolase, whose product is MRIGPYAVFPIETGDFALDGGAMFGVVPKNLWSKTNPADEQNRIDMTMRCLLLVHDNGRKILIDNGSGHKYNEKFAAIYRIDHSQLTLEKSLAALGFKPEDITDMVLTHLHFDHAGGSTKLDAAGNSVPAFPNARYYVQRKQFEWGQNASEKDRASFLKPDYMPLMEKGILNLVDNADNLFPNIRFFIANGHTPSQQLPIISDGQSTLFFCGDLIPMTPHVAIPYVMAYDIQPMLTIEDKKKILEQAVREKWFMFFEHDPKIACATVRQDPKGFTVDQIITFNV
- a CDS encoding DUF2889 domain-containing protein, translated to MEINEKNLLSPVKRLVSKRDIGIQAFELENGNLMMEATFLDPYHLIRLNVQINPRTRMIEAAKSEMANHPHSSCPTVTDKAKQLIGLSITRGITKEINRLIGGMEGCVHLRELSLETVNFAATVLIGYDEGFGLMSRDFNILDEKKRYDLSKHLLKNTCHIYKETK